From Solwaraspora sp. WMMD1047, the proteins below share one genomic window:
- a CDS encoding VOC family protein: MIGTLRAVVLDAPDIRRLADFYTALAGWTERYADDEWISLETGDGWRLAVQLSPDHVPPRWPDPAYPQQAHLDLRVPDLDAGAARAVELGAEPLRSNENWHTLADPAGHPFDLCLFPARQETTLMGVTLDCPDAKELSAFYAEVFGKPVTFEGDGMAMIGEDGAQPVLFQQVADYRAPRWPDPSYPQQFHLDVTVDDIDAAESAVLKLGAASLSAGGENWRVYADPAGKPFCLCWD; this comes from the coding sequence ATGATCGGAACCCTGCGCGCGGTGGTGCTCGACGCACCCGACATCCGGCGGCTCGCCGACTTCTACACCGCGCTGGCCGGCTGGACCGAGCGGTACGCCGACGACGAGTGGATCTCGCTGGAGACCGGGGACGGGTGGCGCCTCGCCGTCCAGCTCAGCCCCGACCATGTGCCGCCGCGCTGGCCCGATCCGGCGTACCCGCAGCAGGCGCACCTCGACCTGCGGGTGCCGGACCTCGACGCCGGGGCGGCGCGGGCGGTCGAGCTGGGCGCCGAACCGCTGCGCAGCAACGAGAACTGGCACACGCTCGCCGACCCGGCCGGACACCCGTTCGACCTGTGCCTGTTCCCGGCGAGGCAGGAGACCACGCTGATGGGCGTGACGCTGGACTGCCCGGACGCCAAGGAGTTGAGCGCGTTCTACGCGGAGGTGTTCGGCAAGCCCGTCACCTTCGAGGGCGACGGGATGGCGATGATCGGCGAGGACGGCGCCCAACCGGTGCTGTTTCAGCAGGTCGCTGACTACCGGGCACCGCGGTGGCCCGATCCGTCGTATCCGCAGCAGTTTCATCTCGACGTCACGGTCGACGACATCGACGCGGCCGAGTCGGCGGTGCTCAAGCTCGGCGCCGCCTCGCTGTCGGCCGGTGGGGAGAACTGGCGGGTCTACGCCGACCCGGCCGGCAAGCCGTTCTGCCTCTGCTGGGACTGA
- a CDS encoding inositol monophosphatase family protein has protein sequence MLVDDAELAMVAAQAGAAVVRARFGTSLQRFAKSGHDFATVADIEAEKAIVEVLRTARPDDAVIGEESGASGPGVAGRTWLVDPLCGTLNFAARNMLVAVNVALRVGADVTASATVDPFADEVFWTDRDRAQVRHAGVDSPLAPSAESRLVDVDLAPPHPNSRWFRAARLLADDDFAEHFLPRVVSTSLALVWVAAGRRAGYVADCELVDNVHFASGIALCQAAGCVVTDLRGEPVRSGGTTGLVVSADPEVHAALLAAIGKQLPPG, from the coding sequence ATGCTCGTCGATGACGCGGAACTGGCGATGGTGGCGGCGCAGGCGGGCGCCGCCGTCGTCCGGGCCAGGTTCGGCACCTCCCTGCAACGCTTCGCGAAGTCCGGGCACGACTTCGCCACCGTCGCCGACATCGAGGCGGAGAAGGCGATCGTCGAGGTGTTGCGTACCGCGCGCCCCGACGACGCGGTGATCGGCGAGGAGAGCGGGGCGTCCGGCCCCGGCGTCGCCGGCCGCACCTGGCTGGTGGATCCGTTGTGCGGCACCCTGAACTTCGCCGCCCGCAACATGCTGGTGGCGGTGAACGTCGCGCTGCGGGTCGGCGCGGACGTGACGGCGTCGGCCACTGTGGACCCGTTCGCCGACGAGGTGTTCTGGACCGACCGGGACCGCGCCCAGGTACGCCACGCCGGCGTCGACAGCCCGCTGGCGCCGTCGGCCGAGTCCCGGCTGGTCGACGTCGATCTGGCCCCGCCGCACCCGAACTCCCGTTGGTTCCGGGCCGCTCGGCTGCTCGCCGACGACGACTTCGCCGAACACTTCCTCCCCCGGGTGGTCTCCACCAGCCTGGCGCTGGTGTGGGTGGCGGCCGGCCGCCGCGCCGGCTACGTCGCCGACTGCGAACTGGTCGACAACGTGCACTTCGCCAGCGGGATCGCGCTCTGCCAGGCCGCCGGCTGCGTCGTCACCGACCTGCGGGGCGAACCGGTGCGGTCCGGCGGCACGACCGGGCTGGTCGTCTCGGCCGACCCCGAGGTCCACGCCGCCCTGCTCGCGGCCATCGGTAAGCAGCTGCCGCCGGGCTGA
- a CDS encoding helix-turn-helix domain-containing protein, with translation MGLLFETRGSDSPWVDTVWTCASERVTAMTSVAGVRWGLVFWEQAGRAYAGITGPETRTGTAPVPAGATFTGIEFAVGTSLRTVPTPALVDGGIELPDTTRRTFRLDGTRWETPGPDDAEALVERLVRAGIVVRDPLVADVLRGHRPNISGRTVERRFRAATGLTRGAVRQIERARTAAELLAVGEPAADVVAKLDYFDEPHLARALRSYVGRTVGQLRTGTGGAIALALDPVSA, from the coding sequence GTGGGGCTGCTGTTCGAGACGCGCGGGTCCGACTCGCCGTGGGTCGACACCGTCTGGACCTGCGCGAGCGAGCGGGTCACCGCGATGACGTCCGTCGCGGGGGTGCGGTGGGGCCTGGTCTTCTGGGAGCAGGCCGGCCGGGCGTACGCGGGCATCACCGGCCCCGAGACCCGGACCGGCACCGCGCCGGTGCCGGCCGGCGCGACCTTCACCGGCATCGAGTTCGCGGTGGGCACCTCGCTGCGGACCGTGCCCACGCCCGCGCTCGTCGACGGCGGCATTGAGCTACCCGACACCACCCGCCGCACCTTCCGGCTCGACGGAACACGGTGGGAGACGCCCGGCCCCGACGACGCCGAGGCGCTTGTCGAACGGCTGGTCCGGGCCGGGATCGTGGTCCGGGACCCGCTCGTCGCCGACGTGCTACGGGGCCACCGTCCGAACATCTCCGGGCGTACGGTCGAACGCCGGTTCCGGGCCGCGACCGGGCTGACCCGGGGCGCGGTCCGGCAGATCGAGCGGGCCCGTACCGCGGCGGAGCTGCTGGCCGTCGGTGAGCCGGCGGCCGACGTGGTCGCGAAGCTCGACTACTTCGACGAGCCGCACCTGGCCCGGGCGCTGCGCTCCTACGTCGGGCGCACCGTCGGGCAGCTCCGTACGGGCACCGGCGGCGCGATCGCGCTGGCCCTCGACCCCGTCAGCGCCTGA
- a CDS encoding dihydrofolate reductase family protein — protein MRDLVYTGFMSLDGVVDSPGGTEEGHRSGGWVFKDLEFVPEAWSLKGEELADTTALMFGRRSYEAFAPFWPGSADHADYKDLPKYVVSTTLSDDALVDGWGPLSILRSTEDVAALKEGEGGAIFIHGSAELARRLSDAGLIDRYNLLVFPVLLGAGKSLFGRADRDKHMLTLRESESYSNGILKLVYDVRR, from the coding sequence ATGCGTGACCTGGTCTACACCGGTTTCATGTCGCTCGACGGGGTGGTGGACTCGCCCGGCGGAACGGAGGAGGGGCACCGCAGCGGCGGCTGGGTCTTCAAGGACCTCGAATTCGTCCCGGAAGCCTGGTCGCTGAAGGGCGAGGAACTCGCCGACACGACTGCGCTGATGTTCGGCCGTCGCAGCTACGAGGCGTTCGCGCCGTTCTGGCCCGGCTCGGCGGACCACGCCGACTACAAGGACCTGCCCAAGTACGTGGTGTCGACCACGCTGTCCGACGACGCCCTCGTCGACGGGTGGGGGCCGCTGAGCATCCTGCGCTCGACCGAGGACGTCGCCGCGCTGAAGGAGGGCGAGGGCGGCGCGATCTTCATCCACGGCAGCGCGGAGCTGGCCCGGCGGCTGTCGGACGCGGGCCTGATCGACCGGTACAACCTGCTGGTCTTCCCCGTCCTGCTCGGGGCCGGCAAGAGCCTGTTCGGGCGGGCCGACCGGGACAAGCACATGCTGACGCTGCGGGAGTCGGAAAGCTACTCGAACGGGATCCTGAAGCTGGTCTACGACGTCAGGCGCTGA
- a CDS encoding IS4 family transposase, with translation MDALPRLGAGAAWQHIGLGVLSQSVPRELIDEAVAATGVTQRRVRLLPARVVVLFVLAMCLFSTDGYRQVWRLLVSGWPALARITPTTSAFSQARQRLGEAPLRYLFERVAGARGEPGMPGVFVAGRRVVAWDGTKLQTADSPANEAAFGRDAGGGGNTAGYPRLWLLTLIECGTHAVIGASFGREAEMVQARALLPLLREDMLLVADRNFHGYDLWRAAEATGAGLLWRMKSNRHLPVVRALPDGSWISVIKPPPGRRRGTEPVITVRVIEYTVTVATTNRHGVTACRTERYRLVTNLLCPQDITAGQLIDCYHQRWETENSYQNLKTHQRGSKVVLRSHDPTGVRQEMWAHLIVYQALRDLITTTAAEHHLDPDRLPFLTCLRLARRHVINTAITTSRDLTSALITVADELLDDQTGPRRSRSSPRAVKRPTSPYRGKKRTEPASTTATYTTNLTKPGPEST, from the coding sequence ATGGATGCGTTGCCGCGGCTTGGTGCGGGCGCCGCGTGGCAACACATCGGGCTGGGCGTGCTGTCACAGTCGGTGCCGCGAGAGCTCATCGATGAGGCGGTAGCGGCGACCGGAGTCACTCAGCGGCGGGTACGTCTGCTGCCGGCTCGGGTGGTGGTGTTGTTTGTGTTGGCGATGTGCCTGTTCAGTACGGACGGCTACCGGCAGGTGTGGCGGTTGCTGGTTTCGGGCTGGCCCGCGTTGGCCAGGATCACCCCTACCACCTCGGCGTTTTCTCAGGCCCGTCAGCGGTTGGGGGAGGCGCCTCTGAGATATCTGTTCGAGCGGGTGGCCGGGGCGCGGGGCGAGCCGGGCATGCCCGGCGTGTTCGTGGCCGGACGGCGGGTCGTGGCCTGGGACGGCACCAAGCTGCAGACGGCCGACAGTCCCGCCAATGAGGCCGCTTTTGGTCGTGATGCGGGTGGCGGTGGCAACACGGCGGGCTACCCACGGCTGTGGCTGTTGACGTTGATCGAGTGTGGCACGCATGCGGTCATCGGTGCGTCGTTCGGCCGCGAAGCGGAAATGGTCCAGGCCCGCGCCCTGCTTCCCCTGCTACGGGAAGACATGCTGCTCGTCGCTGACCGGAACTTTCACGGCTATGACCTGTGGCGGGCAGCGGAGGCCACCGGCGCAGGACTGCTCTGGCGGATGAAGTCCAACCGCCACCTGCCCGTGGTAAGGGCACTGCCAGATGGATCTTGGATATCAGTCATCAAACCCCCACCAGGGCGGCGGCGGGGCACCGAACCGGTCATCACCGTCCGGGTGATCGAGTACACCGTCACGGTCGCCACCACCAACCGACACGGCGTGACGGCATGCCGGACCGAGCGGTACCGGCTGGTCACCAACCTACTCTGCCCGCAGGACATCACCGCGGGACAGCTGATCGACTGCTACCACCAACGCTGGGAAACAGAGAACAGCTACCAGAACCTCAAGACCCACCAGCGAGGGTCGAAGGTCGTACTACGTTCCCACGATCCCACCGGTGTCCGGCAGGAGATGTGGGCTCATCTCATCGTCTACCAAGCGTTACGGGACCTGATCACCACGACCGCCGCCGAGCATCACCTCGACCCCGACCGACTACCGTTCCTGACCTGCCTACGCCTGGCACGTCGACACGTCATCAACACCGCGATCACCACCAGCCGGGACCTCACCAGCGCACTGATCACGGTCGCTGACGAACTCCTAGACGATCAGACCGGCCCACGCCGGTCACGCTCCAGCCCCCGAGCGGTCAAACGCCCTACCTCGCCCTACCGCGGCAAGAAACGAACCGAACCAGCATCAACCACAGCCACCTACACCACCAACCTCACCAAACCCGGCCCGGAAAGCACTTAA